The Naumovozyma dairenensis CBS 421 chromosome 1, complete genome genome includes a region encoding these proteins:
- the PKP1 gene encoding protein kinase PKP1 (similar to Saccharomyces cerevisiae PKP1 (YIL042C); ancestral locus Anc_7.222), with protein sequence MTSRHLTQVKFIPRTISRSPYSCHNFSTKSIVFNRKVTHLHQHHQHHHPSAKTDGIGHKSLTEPAVSHLDFQTHYKIRTNIELLIQDYSRKPIPPLSYGFLTNFKKKPLTSNEKYNLTIKTINYLISYTCRQLNSIQNLPYIVITNPKINQINSLYLRTLEALLSKQFPYDLYNDDLIIDLLKKLNNEHNDNLILLSNGLKEIHQDLLSRKKIFKFLDDHIKDRMSMKLIISNYLSLLAPVQLDDDPNMIGIVHKNLKISTLINQTVEFVNDLCQMKYNTAHDQISFQTDKRKSSSSPPSMIKYLYGEDLTFPCIPIILEYIFTELFKNSIKAQLDHNVHKPIEVSLFQTDSNELTIKLRDFGKGINPNIESEIFQYSFTSSNERYNPIDDRYIDTNENALNKHSSTVEHTLPQAAIPGSDDVNNNTISGMGYGLPLSKNYLKLFQGDINIQSLWGVGTDVYIKLKGPSQQLLKGR encoded by the coding sequence ATGACATCTCGTCATCTTACTCAAGTGAAATTTATACCAAGAACCATTTCTCGCTCACCTTACAGCTGCCACAATTTCTCGACCAAATCGATCGTTTTCAACAGGAAGGTGACTCATCTgcatcaacatcatcagcatcatcatccttcAGCTAAAACCGACGGAATTGGTCATAAAAGCCTCACGGAACCTGCCGTTTCTCATTTGGACTTTCAAACACATTACAAAATACGAACGAATATAGAATTGCTCATTCAAGATTATTCCAGAAAACCAATTCCACCATTATCTTATGGTTTCTTGACaaacttcaaaaaaaaaccaTTAACAtccaatgaaaaatataatttaacCATAAAGacaataaattatttgatatcATATACGTGTAGacaattaaattcaattcaaaatttacCTTATATCGTCATCACAAATCcaaaaattaatcaaattaattcattatatttaagAACTTTGGAAGCCCTATTATCAAAACAATTCCCGTACgatttatataatgatgatttaatcattgatttattaaaaaaattaaataatgaacataatgataatttgaTACTTTTATCCAATGGattgaaagaaattcatcaagatttattatcaaggaaaaaaatattcaaattcttaGATGATCATATTAAAGATAGAATGtcaatgaaattgattatCTCAAACTATTTATCCTTATTAGCTCCTGTTCAACTTGATGATGACCCTAATATGATTGGTATAGTACATAAAAACTTAAAAATTTCTACTTTGATCAATCAAACAGTAGAATTCGTCAATGATTTATGCcaaatgaaatataatacagCACATGATCAAATTTCTTTCCAAACAGACAAAAGGAAAAGCTCATCATCTCCTCCATCAAtgattaaatatttatatggTGAAGATTTGACGTTCCCATGCATTCCAATAATATTAGAATACATCTTCACAgaacttttcaaaaattccaTAAAGGCACAATTGGATCACAATGTCCATAAACCAATCGAAGTGTCTCTCTTCCAAACTGATTCTAATGAGTTAACCATCAAACTCAGAGATTTTGGTAAAGGAATAAATCCGAACATCGAATCTGAAATCTTCCAATATTCGTTTacttcatcaaatgaaaGATATAATCCAATTGATGATCGTTACATTGACACTAATGAAAATGCATTGAATAAACATTCTTCCACAGTAGAACATACGTTACCACAAGCTGCCATTCCTGGAAGTGATGATGTcaacaataatacaatTTCTGGTATGGGGTATGGATTACCATTGTcgaaaaattatttgaaattatttcaaggtgatattaatattcaaagtTTATGGGGTGTAGGAACGGATGTTTATATTAAGTTGAAAGGTCCCTCACAACAATTACTTAAGGGGCGATAG
- the APQ12 gene encoding Apq12p (similar to Saccharomyces cerevisiae APQ12 (YIL040W); ancestral locus Anc_7.218) — protein sequence MTTTSSGTISPETFQKFENQIIEYVFFMIRQTIRLCQLSLPILVKFSQTEPTIFFIIIAIISLYIVWKVVTNIITIIKRLIFFTLIISMILISLRGFDAFINNDLVYLGTLIKQGQNHGTTLIKWVDYLRENVYHMITFACTSTHTHTHTHTQTHRHTQTHRHTQTHRHTYIYIRFKYYYNHIFSFCSSFYQRFTFIL from the coding sequence ATGACAACCACCAGTTCAGGCACCATTTCTCCAGAAACATTTCAAAAGTTCgaaaatcaaatcattgaatatgttttctttatgATAAGGCAAACCATTAGACTATGTCAATTATCATTACCTATATTAGTTAAATTCAGTCAAACTGAACCaaccattttcttcataataattgcaatcatttctttatatattgttTGGAAAGTAGTTACCAATATAATCACAATCATCAAGAGACTAATTTTCTTCACTCTAATTATTTCCatgattttaatttcattaagaGGTTTTGACgcattcattaataatgatttggTTTATTTAGGGACTTTGATAAAACAAGGTCAAAATCATGGTACTACATTAATTAAATGGGTAGACTATTTAAGGGAAAATGTCTACCACATGATTACTTTTGCGTGTACGTccacacacacacacacacacacacacacacagACACACAGACACACACAGACACACAGACACACACAGACACACAGacacacatatatatatatacgttttaaatattattataaccATATATTCTCTTTCTGTTCTTCATTTTATCAGAGGTTTACTTTTATCCTGTAG
- the AGE2 gene encoding GTPase-activating protein AGE2 (similar to Saccharomyces cerevisiae AGE2 (YIL044C); ancestral locus Anc_7.227) has product MSTTIQVKKALSALLRDPGNSNCADCKIQSHPRWASWSLGVFICIKCAGVHRSLGTHISKVKSVDLDTWKEEHLEMLIKMKNNNIANDYYENSLPGSSDLRNGITDTNKLILFIKNKYEYKKWIGTNLHLAKHETSESLPSSGDSSNSLLDIGINTDAVGNNNNNDHNNKTAHISHERPHPKSASGSLLNLQTSSDKFKSTRTKDTHRNISRIQSNPTRERAQPEIVQRPDLKKSILSLYSKPASNSQSQSQSTFFNNNNNNNVTSASTPALGSTFPSANANIINNTNNNSTFNMNMNMNFSTNSNNNNDRNSSNISLEDNDLFKNVWT; this is encoded by the coding sequence ATGTCCACTACCATACAGGTGAAGAAGGCACTATCTGCGTTATTACGTGATCCAGGAAATTCCAATTGTGCGGATTGTAAAATTCAATCTCATCCGAGATGGGCTTCATGGTCATTAGGTGTATTCATTTGTATCAAATGTGCTGGTGTTCATAGATCCCTGGGGACTCATATTTCTAAAGTTAAATCAGTGGATCTAGATACATGGAAAGAGGAACATTTAGAAATGCTGattaaaatgaaaaataataatattgctAACGACTATTATGAAAATTCTTTACCAGGTTCTTCTGATTTAAGAAACGGGATTACTGATACCAATAAGTTGATACTGTTTATCAAGAATAAATACGAGTATAAGAAATGGATTGGCACGAATCTGCACTTAGCAAAGCATGAAACAAGTGAATCTTTACCTTCATCAGGTGACTCATCTAATTCACTTTTAGATATTGGTATCAATACTGATGCTGtaggtaataataataataatgatcataataataaaacagCTCACATTAGTCACGAACGTCCTCATCCTAAAAGTGCTAGTGGTagtttattgaatttacaAACGTCATCCGATAAGTTTAAATCCACAAGAACGAAAGATACTCATAGGAATATATCGAGAATTCAGTCGAATCCGACTCGTGAAAGAGCACAACCAGAAATTGTTCAAAGAcctgatttgaaaaaatcgATCTTATCTTTATATTCGAAACCGGCATCTAATTCGCAAAGTCAAAGTCAAAGCAcctttttcaataataataataataacaatgtaACATCTGCATCTACACCGGCATTAGGTTCAACATTTCCATCAGCCAACGctaatatcatcaataataccaataataatagcaCGTTTAACATGAACATGAACATGAACTTCTCTACGAATtccaataacaataatgatagaaatagttcaaatatttcattagaagataatgatCTATTTAAGAACGTCTGGACTTAG
- the CBR1 gene encoding cytochrome-b5 reductase (similar to Saccharomyces cerevisiae CBR1 (YIL043C); ancestral locus Anc_7.225), translated as MYIQTEVSSNMNTMPTGTPANVATEPSTPSKAKVYLTILGFTALFTLIFKQLINIFGTIRTKKIILEKGKFHKFPLISKTILTHNTATYTFGLPHKDDILGLPIGQHISIKENIDGKMIMRSYTPTSLDSDTHGQFELLVKTYPNGNISKFIGNLKIGETINACGPQGNYEYEVNCRKKLGMIAGGSGIAPMFQIMKAIYLNENDKTQVTLLYGNVHEEDILLKKELDAMVSGRPDQFKIVYLLDDPEREDWEGETGYVTLELMEKYIPKPTEESVQLLICGPPRMVGTVKRNAVTMGYPRAKPISKMEDQVFIF; from the coding sequence ATGTATATTCAAACCGAAGTATCTTCAAATATGAACACTATGCCAACAGGGACTCCAGCAAATGTTGCCACCGAACCTTCGACCCCATCCAAAGCAAAGGTATACCTAACAATCTTAGGTTTCACCGCTTTATTTACACtcattttcaaacaattaatcaatatatttggCACCATAAGaaccaaaaaaatcatcttAGAAAAGGGCAAATTCCATAAATTCCCTTTAATCTCCAAGACAATCCTAACACATAACACCGCGACATACACCTTTGGATTGCCTCATAAAGATGATATCTTGGGATTACCAATTGGTCAACATATCTCTATTAAGGAAAATATCGATGGTAAGATGATAATGAGATCTTATACTCCAACTTCCTTGGATTCTGATACTCATGGacaatttgaattattagttAAGACTTACCCTAATGGtaatatttcaaagtttATTgggaatttgaaaattggtGAGACTATTAATGCATGTGGACCTCAAGGTAATTACGAATATGAAGTTAATTGTCGTAAGAAATTGGGGATGATTGCTGGAGGGAGTGGAATTGCGCCAATGTTCCAGATTATGAAAGCTATctatttgaatgaaaatgataagaCTCAAGTTACTTTACTTTATGGGAATGTTCACGAAGAGGATATCTTGTTGAAGAAGGAATTGGATGCAATGGTATCTGGGAGACCTGATCAATTTAAGATAGTTTACTTGTTAGACGATCCTGAAAGAGAAGACTGGGAAGGTGAAACTGGTTATGTTACCTTGGAGTTGatggaaaaatatataccaAAACCAACTGAAGAATCTGTTCAACTATTAATTTGTGGTCCACCAAGAATGGTGGGTACTGTGAAGAGAAACGCTGTGACTATGGGATACCCAAGGGCTAAACCAATCTCAAAGATGGAAGATCAagtctttatattttag
- the TED1 gene encoding Ted1p (similar to Saccharomyces cerevisiae YIL039W; ancestral locus Anc_7.216), which produces MLKPLVKKFAIWATIITIITNIYIFTYPSIHPTQCSWKCYDKTNESSEPDISSLSSLGKYTYYTKRYLNDIKNQYLTKTEQENTNDIHLLAFGDPQIKGIWHNTPYITRLDTFGNDYYLGHIYSMMQKRLSPTHVAIMGDLFSSQWIGDSEFFNRTKRYMNRIFKRNADDTWLYDLKKNNHDEMGLYKVNWTKYANEFKLNPNNSFAGYKDVYSWDPENENYLFINITGNHDVGYSGDATYQHMSRYHEIFGKDNFFIEYDVETDHPWRIVVLNTLTLEGPALQPEFVDNTWEFLYQVFERRFNGSTILLTHVPFYKEEGLCVDGPEFRYYPEVYEKEPYKANLLRSQNHMSEEATNKVFNLIFDNKKPGIVLNGHDHEGCETIYNKKGASWIATKDIDPSADYYLQEITVRAMMGEFNGNTGLVTGHFNELTKLWDFNFTLCPFNIQHFWWAAKASAIITGFIWSFYVLL; this is translated from the coding sequence ATGCTGAAACCGTTGGTTAAAAAGTTCGCAATCTGGGCAACTAtcataacaataataacaaatatCTATATCTTCACATACCCATCAATTCATCCAACTCAATGTTCATGGAAATGTTATGATAAAACTAATGAATCTTCTGAACCAGACATATCATCCTTATCTTCTCTAGGAAAATATACATACTATACAAAAAGATACCTAAACGATATCAAAAATCAATACCTTACCAAGactgaacaagaaaatactAATGATATTCACCTATTAGCATTCGGTGATCCACAAATAAAAGGAATCTGGCATAACACTCCTTACATCACCAGATTAGATACATTCGGTAACGATTATTACCTAGGACATATCTATTCTATGATGCAAAAAAGACTATCACCTACTCATGTGGCCATCATGGgtgatttattttcatctcAATGGATTGGTGATTCtgaattctttaatagAACGAAAAGATATATGAATAGAATCTTTAAACGGAATGCAGATGATACGTGGTTATACgatttaaaaaaaaataatcatgATGAAATGGGGTTATATAAAGTTAATTGGACTAAATATGCCAACGAGTTTAAATTGAACCCAAATAATAGTTTTGCAGGTTATAAAGATGTTTATAGTTGGGATCCCGAAAATGAAAActatttgtttattaatatcacTGGAAATCATGACGTTGGGTACTCGGGGGATGCCACTTATCAACATATGAGTAGGTATCATGAAATCTTTGGTAAggataattttttcattgaatatGATGTGGAAACTGATCATCCTTGGAGAATTGTCGTTTTAAATACTTTGACTTTGGAAGGTCCTGCTTTACAACCTGAATTTGTTGATAATACTTGGGAATTCCTTTATcaagtttttgaaagaagatttaATGGTAGTACAATTCTTTTAACTCATGTACCATTttataaagaagaagggtTATGTGTAGATGGCCCTGAATTTAGATATTATCCAGAAGTTTATGAAAAGGAACCTTATAAGGCAAATCTATTAAGGTCTCAAAACCATATGAGTGAAGAAGCTACAaataaagttttcaatttaatttttgataataagaaaCCTGGTATTGTATTGAACGGCCATGATCATGAAGGTTGTGAAACCATATATAACAAAAAGGGAGCTTCATGGATAGCTACTAAGGACATTGATCCATCAGcagattattatttacaagaAATTACAGTAAGAGCAATGATGGGTGAGTTTAATGGGAATACAGGGTTAGTCACAGGTcattttaatgaattaacaaaattatgggatttcaatttcacaTTGTGTCCATTTAATATTCAACATTTCTGGTGGGCTGCAAAGGCTTCTGCCATTATAACAGGTTTTATTTGGTCA
- the GVP36 gene encoding Gvp36p (similar to Saccharomyces cerevisiae GVP36 (YIL041W); ancestral locus Anc_7.221), translating into MSTFNSFTNSFNKRLQELSTTVSQKTQEFSTNMPDINSLAQSTQRMVQERLGQVTDISQLPEEYLQLERKIDTIKSVYDNFLSVTNTFEHQSYDYPNVARESVIEFSKSAVSKVEELSHATSASEAQQILTNNSNQIKEPKTLNYALSKASLISSEQLNKQFSTDDDNNSNSDFKLVSSILLKFSDIQAKIAQARLQQDLLIKQKFNNNLRNDLNTSFERAQKVRKDVQNKRLQYDVARTNLLNAKPEKEASLRVQMELLEDQFAQATEHATLVMNEIIENSNFMEYLNELARAQLAYYQLSSNIMNDFVKNIGNNSGIPTSTTTATTTTATSNDDTATQSTTKMDASNTPINLDDNLDDEDDE; encoded by the coding sequence ATGTCCACTTTCAACTCATTTACAAACTCCTTCAATAAGAGACTACAAGAATTGTCCACCACCGTGTCTCAAAAGACACAAGAATTCTCTACCAACATGCCGGATATTAATTCTTTGGCTCAATCCACTCAACGTATGGTCCAAGAAAGATTAGGCCAAGTAACAGATATCTCTCAATTACCagaagaatatttacaatTGGAAAGGAAAATCGATACCATTAAATCTGTTTATGATAATTTCTTATCTGTTACTAACACTTTTGAACATCAATCTTATGATTATCCAAACGTCGCTAGAGAATCTGTCAttgaattttccaaaagtGCTGTTTCTAAAGTCGAAGAATTATCTCATGCTACTTCGGCTTCTGAAGCTCAACAAATCTTAACTAATAATTCGAATCAAATTAAAGAGCCAAAAACTTTGAATTATGCCTTAAGTAAGGCCTCTTTAATTTCTAGTGAACAACTAAATAAACAATTCTCTACTGATGATGacaataatagtaattCCGATTTCAAACTTGTTTCATCAAtcttattgaaatttagTGACATTCAAGCAAAGATTGCTCAAGCAAGATTACAacaagatttattaattaaacaaaaatttaacaataatttaagaaatgatttaaatacAAGTTTTGAAAGAGCTCAAAAAGTTAGAAAAGATgttcaaaataaaagattaCAATATGACGTGGCAAGAactaatttattaaatgcTAAACCGGAAAAGGAAGCTTCATTAAGAGTTCAAAtggaattattagaagatcAATTCGCTCAAGCTACTGAACATGCCACCTTGGTCATGAATGAAATTATcgaaaattcaaattttatggaatatttaaatgaattggCTAGGGCTCAATTAgcttattatcaattatcttctaatataatgaatgatTTTGTGAAAAACattggtaataatagtgGTATACCAACTTCAACTACTACtgctactactactactgcCACTTCTAATGATGATACCGCAACACAATCAACGACGAAGATGGATGCTTCCAATACTCCTATCAATTTAGATGACAACTTagatgatgaggatgacGAATGA